Part of the Streptomyces europaeiscabiei genome is shown below.
GCGTCAGATCACCGGCGTCGCCCGCTCCATCCTCTACGACGACGCCCAGGGCGACGCCGGACTACCCCGAGGCTGGGTGATCCTGGGCTTGGGACCCGCGGTCGCATGCCTCTTCGGCTTCGGCGTGACCCGGTTCTACGACCGCAAGAAACTGCATCGCAATCCCGCCGACAAGGAACCGCAGTCGGTGCTCGCTCGGACACAGACCGACGACCCCTGAGAGGCCGGGCTGCTCACGACCTTCCAGCTCCTCACTTTGGTGACTAGGGCGGTTCTGATGGACCTCCCCGGCGTCGCGACGCCCACCACGCACGCCGAGCGCACGCACCGAACGCCGCTCCTTCTCCCAGGGAGATCCATCAGAAGGGCCCTAACCGTGTGGGTGGGGCCGCCACAGTCAGCCGTCGGCCCGGAGCGCGGCCGTGCGCTGTCCGAGCCTGCGCAGCGCCATGTCCCCCCACTGGAGGTTCTCCCGCTCGAACGACATCCCGCGCAGCAGGGTGAGATACGGGCCGATGCGCTCGGCCTCGGCGAAGTACGCCTCCTCGGAGCGCCCGTCGAGCAGGCGCTGCCGGAGCCGCTCGTAGCGGGCCAGCTTGGCGGCGGCCCACTCCATGCGCTCGGTGATGGCGGTCCCGACCGCTTCCATGTCGCCCGCGTCCAGGCACTGCACCTTGACAAGCAACTCGTCCCGGATCACCGCCGGTTTGCCCAAGGGCTCGGCGGTGTAGGCGTGGACGGCCTTCCGCCCGGCCTCCGTCAAGGAGAACAGTCGCTTGTTGGGGCGCCGCTTCTGCTCGACGACGCGGGCCGTGACGAGTCCTTCGGCCTCCATGCGATCCAGCTCCCGGTAGAGCTGCTGGGGCGTGGACATCCAGAAGTTGGCGACCGTCGCGTCGAACGCCTTCGCGAGGTCGTACCCGGACGCCTCGCCCTCCAACAGTGCGGCCATCACCGCGTTCCGCAAAGCCATGGATGCACGCTAGCAGATTAATCAACAAGGTGAATAAAGTTCATCCCTTCCCTGTAGACAAGCCCTAGCGGGCCCATCTAATCTCCACCACACTTATTCATATTTCTGAGTATCAGAGGTGGGCTCATGCATCCCTTCCGTAAGGCCGTCGAGAGCGGCGACCTGGACGCTGTGGCCGCTCTGCTGGCCGACGACGTCGTCTTCACCAGCCCCGTCGCCTTCAAGCCGTACCCGGGCAAGGCGATCACCGCGGCGATCCTGCGCGGCGTGCTCCGGGTCTTCGAGGACTTCACCTACATCCGTGAGATCGCCAATTCCGACGGCCGCGATCACGCCTTCGTCTTCACCGCCACTGTCGCCGGCAAGCAGCTCCAGGGATGCGACTTCCTGCACTTCGACGACGACGGGAAAATCGACGAGTTCACGGTGATGGTGCGCCCGCTCTCCGCCGCCCAGGCGCTCGGCGAGGCCATGGGCGCCCAGTTCGAGCAGATCGCCCGAGAGGCAGCCCAACAGTAACCACGACGACGGACTTCGACGCGGTGGTCATCGGCGCGGGGCAACGCCGGACTGACCGCCGCCACCCTCCAACGCTGGGACTGTGCACCCTCCTGGCGGAGCACCACAACGTCCCCGGCGGCTGCGCCACCTCCTTTCGACGAGGCCGCTTCGAGTTCGAGACGGCGCTGCACCGGCTGTCCGGAGTCGGCCTGGAAGTCCAGCCGTACACGCTGCGCGGGCTGTTCGAGAAGCTGGGCGTCGCTTACTCACCGTTCGTCCAGGAGCACGACCTGTGTCACGCCGTGGTACCCGGTCGGCACGATGCGACCCTTCCCGCCGACTGGCCGGCGCCGTGGACGCCCTGGAGGACGCCTTCCCCAGCAACCGCTCCCGCGTCGAGCGTTTCTTCGCGCTCGCCAGGGACGTGACGGAGCCGTCACGGCACACGACCTCGACGCCCGGATGCTCGCGCAGAAATGCTTGTCGATACCGACCGGACGGTGGAGCTTTCCGCCCCCGACTTCGATCTGCTGTTCGCGATGGCCCGGGCCCCTGGGCGGGTCTTCACCCGGCGCGGACCGCTGACCCAGGTATGGGGCGAGGACTTCTTCGGCGACGAGCGCGTCGTGGACGTACACATCCGCACCCTGCGGCGCGCGATCGGCGACGACGCGAGAGCTTCACCGAGTTCGTGCCGGATGTTCTCGGGCTGGATCGGTTCGTGCAGCCACTGAGAGAGTGCGGCGCGGCCGGGGCCTACGACGGAGTACTCCTTCTTGTCCGGCCGGCTCCGCTGCGACAGCTCGCGGACGGCGAGCAGTCCCGCGCTCTCCATGCGCTTGAGAACGCGGTAGATCTGTTGGTGCGTGGCGGTCCAGAAGTATCCGATGGACCGCTCGAACCGCCGGGCGAGCTCATAGCCGGAGCCCGGCTTCTCCAGCAGGGAGACGAGGATCGCGTGCTCGAGCGCCATACGTCGATCCTCATATGCAACTCGTTGCATGGCCAAGTGGCGCTGCCCGGGTGAGACAGGGCTCACGCGGGACGGCGCTGAACGGCCCGTTCGTCGCGCCCGCGTGTCACCACTCGTGACCTGGGCTGTTCCGAAGTACCGAGCCTGTGTCCAGGCGCGTTCTGTATACCGGGACGGCGTCTTGCATTGACGAAGGGCTGCGCGACCTCCATAGTGCTGTGCCAGACCCTTCGGGATCTGGTTCGGCTGCCCGGTCAAAAGCACCCGGAAGTCCAAGCCGACGCGCCGCGAATGGGAGAACAGGATGAAGGCCGGTTCCACTACGAGCCTCGCGGGCGACTTCATGCTGGCCGTGTACTTGGACGGACAGGGTCGTGTTCCCAGCTATCGCACCGGTCTCGACTTCGGCCTCAGCGGTGCGATGCTGATGGAACTGGCTATGGGCGGCCTCATCCACACTGTTGACGGACACATTGTCGCCGTCCACGCCGCACAGCCGCCCGACCGCGTACTCGGCGAGGTTCTCGCGCGGATCGAGTCGTCGCGCCGGCTGCGCACGCCGGCGCAGTGGGTCCGGACCCTGAGTGGCGGCGCGCACAAGCGTCTCGCGGCCGGTTTGATCACTGACGGCGTCCTTGTTCGCCTGCCGCGGCGGTTGCCTCTGCCGACCGATTCGGGCCGTCGCTACGACGTCCTGTCCGGGGAGCGACAGGGGGCCGCGGTCCGGTCTCCGCGCAGTGGGGCCGATGACCGCTCCGTCGCGCTGACCGCACTGGCGACTGCCTGCGGAGCGACTTCTGCGGATCAGGACGGGAGCGAATACGGGGCGATGGTGCGGTCCCTGAGCCCGGCCTGTGCCCAGATACTGGCCGCGGTCGCCGCGTGCGTATGGCACGCGGGGCTCTGCTCCTGGGCCTGAACCTGCCGCCCCGCCGTGTCCCCGTGCGGGGCGGAAATCGGCGCGATCCACCGGTCAACGCGGTCGGCGAACTTCGCGGAAGTCCGACTTGCGGATCTTCCCGTGAACGCCCTTCACGCCGTCGACGACTTGGGAGACCGCGAAGTCGCCTGCCGCGCTGAGGTAGGCCATCGCCACATGGCGGTCGATACCGTAATCGGTCGCGAGCAGGTCCAGCGCGCAACGCACACAGTCGCGCATCGCCTCGTTCAGATCCTCGTCCAGGCCGATCGGTACGAGGTGGTCGTCCGTCTCGGCGAACGGGGCGATGCGGCCGTGGCCAGGGCGCACGGCCGCACCGCCCGGCACCACCTCGAGCTTCACGGTGGCGCGCAGCGACGCCTCGAACGCTGTCAGGGCGACCTCGCCATCGCCCTGCGCGAAGTGGGGATCCCCGAAGTAGACCAGCGCGTCGTCGACCTGCACCGGGAGGAACAGCGTGGCGCCCTCGCCGAGCAGGGAGACGTCGATGTTGCCCCCGTGGCGCCCCGGCGGGACCGAGTGCGGTCGCTCGTCCCCGGGCACCGCCACGCCCATGACGCCGAGGAACGGCCGCAGTGGGAAGCGCAGTGAACCGCGGGAGGAGTCCGTCGGGTCGACCGCCATCCGGCCCCACGCGCCGTGGCGATCCGCGTGTGCCGTGGCGAAGGTGAACAGAGGGCCGGGCAGCGACGGCATCTCGCCAGGGAGCGCGCCGAAGCCGTGGCGTGCGGAGACCATGCCGTAGGGAACCCGCGGGCTGAGGTCGAGGACGGTCACGGCGAGCAGATCGCCCGGCCGGGCGCCGGCCACGGCGATCGGTCCGGTGACGAGGTGCGGCCCGTCATCGTCGAAGTCGTGCGGTATGCCGGAGTCCGCCACCTGCTGGGCGTCGTCGAGCACATGGCCGCCGCTGACGCCGTAACGGCCGAAGAACTCGCGCGGGTTGCGGCCCTGGTCCTCCAGAACTCCCTCGTGACTGATCGTGTCGACCGTGATGACGGAGCCCGGTTGCACGACCGCACACGGCGAGTCCGCCTCGCACGGAAGGCGACCCCACAGGGTGTTCCCGGGCGTGGCCGGGAGGTAGGTCGTCGACGCGATCACTCCGTGACCGGGCTGGAGGATCGGGAAGCCGGTCGCGGCAACGTCGAGCAGGGGAGAGTCGGTCGCGGTCATGGCCCACCTTTTCTGTAAGCGATGACTCGACGCTAGGAATGCCCTGTTGCCGTGGTGTTTCGCGCGAGGGGCGACGCGGTAAAAGCGTCTCGCATCGCAACATGTCATCTCGTAAAAAGGGATGGTGGTGCGATCCTGGGAAGCGGCGGCGAGGCCGCGGGAGGGGCGTAGTACGCACTGCCGGAGTCGTCCGGGGCCGCTGCTGCGAAAGGTGGGCCGGTCATACCCGCACAGCCCTGCCGAGTCCGGTGTGTTCGCTCGTCCGGCAGAGGGGCAGGCGCGTCGACGACGGGTCCCGACCGGTCTTCGGACGGAGCCCATCGTCGTGCCCGGAGGTGTCGCGCGCGGTGGTGGCGGCCTACGACGTGATCGTCGGCCCGGCCGGGCGGGCGGTGGACGCGTCCGCCCGGCCGTCCCTCAGAGGTCGAGGACGAGCCGGTCGCCCTGACAGCGGCCGACGCAGATCATCATCGTGCGTCCGGCAAGGCGTTCCTCGTCGCTGAGGACGGAGTCCCGGTGTTCGGGTGTCCCGGCGAGGACACGGGTTTCGCAGG
Proteins encoded:
- a CDS encoding PadR family transcriptional regulator, whose translation is MALRNAVMAALLEGEASGYDLAKAFDATVANFWMSTPQQLYRELDRMEAEGLVTARVVEQKRRPNKRLFSLTEAGRKAVHAYTAEPLGKPAVIRDELLVKVQCLDAGDMEAVGTAITERMEWAAAKLARYERLRQRLLDGRSEEAYFAEAERIGPYLTLLRGMSFERENLQWGDMALRRLGQRTAALRADG
- a CDS encoding nuclear transport factor 2 family protein: MHPFRKAVESGDLDAVAALLADDVVFTSPVAFKPYPGKAITAAILRGVLRVFEDFTYIREIANSDGRDHAFVFTATVAGKQLQGCDFLHFDDDGKIDEFTVMVRPLSAAQALGEAMGAQFEQIAREAAQQ
- a CDS encoding winged helix-turn-helix domain-containing protein, translated to MARAPGRVFTRRGPLTQVWGEDFFGDERVVDVHIRTLRRAIGDDARASPSSCRMFSGWIGSCSH
- a CDS encoding GOLPH3/VPS74 family protein, producing the protein MKAGSTTSLAGDFMLAVYLDGQGRVPSYRTGLDFGLSGAMLMELAMGGLIHTVDGHIVAVHAAQPPDRVLGEVLARIESSRRLRTPAQWVRTLSGGAHKRLAAGLITDGVLVRLPRRLPLPTDSGRRYDVLSGERQGAAVRSPRSGADDRSVALTALATACGATSADQDGSEYGAMVRSLSPACAQILAAVAACVWHAGLCSWA
- a CDS encoding acetamidase/formamidase family protein, whose protein sequence is MTATDSPLLDVAATGFPILQPGHGVIASTTYLPATPGNTLWGRLPCEADSPCAVVQPGSVITVDTISHEGVLEDQGRNPREFFGRYGVSGGHVLDDAQQVADSGIPHDFDDDGPHLVTGPIAVAGARPGDLLAVTVLDLSPRVPYGMVSARHGFGALPGEMPSLPGPLFTFATAHADRHGAWGRMAVDPTDSSRGSLRFPLRPFLGVMGVAVPGDERPHSVPPGRHGGNIDVSLLGEGATLFLPVQVDDALVYFGDPHFAQGDGEVALTAFEASLRATVKLEVVPGGAAVRPGHGRIAPFAETDDHLVPIGLDEDLNEAMRDCVRCALDLLATDYGIDRHVAMAYLSAAGDFAVSQVVDGVKGVHGKIRKSDFREVRRPR